The nucleotide sequence AGCGGGTCTCACAGGAGTCGTCATAACTCTCGCCCTCATTCTCATTATCACTTCATCTATGGAAGTCATCCGCCGAAGTTTCTTTGAAGTCTTTTGGTACACTCACCACCTCTTCATTATTTTCTTCGCCGGCTTAGTTTTTCATGGTGCAGGGTAAGATTTTTGTTTACTGGTTATGCCCAGTTTTAATGAGTTTTTAGTGGATtactaagaatatatatattatttgctGTCATGCAGTCGCATTGTGCGAAGTCAGCAAGTGACAGACCCGCCTCACAATAATTCCTTCTGCGAAGATCAACCAGAGAACTGGGGAAAAATTCCTGAATGTCCAATTCCTCAGTTTGCAGGAGGGTTTCCTCAGGTAAGAGTTAAGAACTTGATTACAAATGTAGAAACTTAGATTTATTTTGAACTGTTTACTTATTTCACTAAATCCTGTTTTAGACCTGGATGTGGGTAATTGGACCAATGATAATCTACCTTTGTGAACGGATACTACGTTTCATTCGCTACATGCAGCCTGTCAGTTATAGAAAGGTACATTTCCAAGGGCCTTTTGAGATCACCAAGAACTTGTTCAGCATAAGAACTAATTTGCAACAACAacctttttttgcattttagatTGTAATCCGCCCATCCAGAGTGTTAGAACTACAGTTGGTAAAGGCTGGTTTCAAGATGGAGGTAGGCCAGTACGTCTTTCTGAATTGTCCAGCTATCTCCCAGCTAGAGTGGCATCCTTTCACCATGACATCAGCCCCCGAAGAAGATTTCTTTAGTGTGCACATCCGCTTAGCTGGAGACTGGACTGAAAAGCTCATCAAGATGGTTGAAAACTTACCAGAGGGTGCACAAGGACCCAGGTAAGTACCTTTTGCCCTGTATTTATACAGTACACATTTCCATCAGTATACAACAACTAAAGAAAATCCAGAATTCCTAAAATGGCACCAAAGGGTCAATATGAGAACTAATATGTAGGCATTTACTGTTTGCTTTAGCATTAGTGTGGATGGCCCATTGGGAACTGCTAGTGAGGACGTGTTTAAATACGAGGTCAGCATGCTTGTAGGTGCTGGGATTGGAGTTACGCCATTTGCATCTATTCTCAAATCCATCTGGTACAAGTTTAAAGACTCCAACCCTAAACTGCAAACCAAGAGGGTAAGAATTTCTTCAAATTTTGAAACTCAAAGGTCCCCcatatttgtaagtcgctttggataaaagcgtctgctaaatgactaaatgtaaatgtaggtaCAGTGGCACTTATTGTTCCTCGGATATTACAAGTGAGCTTCATGCACATAAAGTCTGAGATCTTTCTCTCTTAATGAATTGTGTTTAGATTTACTTCTACTGGTTGTGTAGAGAGACGCACGCCTTTGAGTGGTTCGCAGATCTTCTCCAGGTGCTTGAGAAAGAAATGGAAGAGAGGGGAATGAAAGACTTCCTTACCTATAAACTCTACCTAACCGGCTGGGATCAGAGCCACGTATGTGTAGTTTGACCGGTTGTGATTTGAAACGCGAGTTCATATGAATTAAACAAGAAATTGATGAGAATGTATGGCATTTGATCTGTGTGTTTACAGGCAGATCATGCAATGGTGCACTTTGATAAGGATACAGACATCATCACAGGTCTAAAACAGAAGAC is from Triplophysa rosa linkage group LG13, Trosa_1v2, whole genome shotgun sequence and encodes:
- the nox1 gene encoding NADPH oxidase 1; protein product: MGNWIINHGLSAFIVVVWMGINIFLFVYYYMLYDLGPQFEYTRELLGAALPWARAPAAVLNFNCMLILLPVCRNLLSLLRGSFMCCERTMRKQLDKNLTFHKLVAYMIALMTAVHTIAHLLNVERYSNSLAGLYGPLAGNLSMLGDSSELNTTYLNPIRSTSTTPTLFVFTTIAGLTGVVITLALILIITSSMEVIRRSFFEVFWYTHHLFIIFFAGLVFHGAGRIVRSQQVTDPPHNNSFCEDQPENWGKIPECPIPQFAGGFPQTWMWVIGPMIIYLCERILRFIRYMQPVSYRKIVIRPSRVLELQLVKAGFKMEVGQYVFLNCPAISQLEWHPFTMTSAPEEDFFSVHIRLAGDWTEKLIKMVENLPEGAQGPSISVDGPLGTASEDVFKYEVSMLVGAGIGVTPFASILKSIWYKFKDSNPKLQTKRIYFYWLCRETHAFEWFADLLQVLEKEMEERGMKDFLTYKLYLTGWDQSHADHAMVHFDKDTDIITGLKQKTLYGRPNWDKEFEEVRKDNPSSEVGTFLCGPQALAKDLDKKCVKYSDVDPRRTKFYFNKENF